CGTGCTGTCGCCGATGTCGGTGAGCGCGCCGCCGACCAGCGGACCGGCCACCGACGCGATGCCGAAGGCGCCACCAATCAGGCCCTGATATTTACCACGTTCTCGTGGTGGTACGAGATCGCCGATGATGGCCTGCGCGCCGATCATCAGGCCACCGCCACCGATTCCCTGCAGAGCGCGGAAAGCGATCAGCTGGCCGATGTCCTGCGCCGCGCCGGACAGCGCCGAACCGACCAGGAAGATCACGATGGCCAGCTGGAAAAGCCATTTCCGGCCGATCAGGTCGCCGAGTTTTCCATAGATCGGCAACACGATCGTCGACGACAGCAGATACGCCGTGATGACCCAGGACAGGTCGGTCAGGCCGTGCAGCTGACCGACGATCTTCGGCAGCGCGGTCGACACGATCGTCTGGTCGAGCGCGGCGAGCAGCACGACCAGCATCAGGGCCCCGACGACGGCCAGGATCTGCCGCCGGCTCAGCGGCTGGGGGCCTTGCTGCACGGTCTGCTGCGCCGTTGCGGCAGCACCGGCGTGGTTGGTCGAACTCAACTGTTCTCTCCCATGATCAGGAGCCGCATCATGCCAGCTCCTTATGAAATACGGCGAAAACCTGGGCCGTATATTCGGCTAGTGGCCGATCCTGGCCGTACGTGCTCCACCTCTTGCCGGCCACCCGCATCGCCGTCACCGCGGTGGCGGCGACCAGGTCCGGATAGAAGTCGGGCAGCTGGCGGTCGCCCAGGTTGCGGGCCACCGCGGCCGCCAGGCTCCGCTCGAAGGCGGCGAACCGGGCCAGCACCGCCGGCACCAGCGTCGGAAACCGCTCGAACATCAACGCCTTGTGGCGTACGTCCGGCTGCGTCCCGGTGTCGGCCATGAGCTGCAGCACCGCGGTGGCGCCGGCCAGCGGACCGCGCTCGGCGTGCTCGGCGAAGATCCGGTCGACGACGTCGTCCGGCGGCAGCGTGGGGCCGTCGCCGACGAGCGCTTCCTCCTTGGACCGGAAGTAGTTGAAGAACGTACGCGTGGACACACCGACCTCGGCGCACACGGCCTCGACGGTCAGTCCGTCCAGCCCATGCTCCTCGGCCAACCGCAGCGCGGTGTCGCGGAGTGCGCGCCGGGTCGCTTGCTTCTTGCGTTCGCGCAGGCCCGGCGCCTCCATCAGCCCCTCGCGTGCCACGCCAGCCATGATTGCACGGAGCGCAACTTTTCACTAGTTGAAAGATCCTCTTGGCCGGTTCCTTACCGGCTCTTGGCGCCGTACGGCAGACTGGCGTTCTCCACACGGTCGACAGGAAGTACGACATGGGTTTCAAGCGGTTTCTGGCCGGGTTCAACGCCGGCGGCGCCAAGATCGACGCGGTCCTGAACCATCCGGTCGCCACGCCTGGCGGCGCGGTCACCGGTGTGCTGAACATCATCGGCGGCAGCATCGACCTGGACATCCAGGGGATCCGGCTGGATCTGGAGGCCGAGGTCGAGTACGAGACCGACAACGGCGAGCACCGCCGCGACGTGAAGTTCGGCGGGCTGGAGGCGACGCCGCCGATGCGGGTGGCCGCCGGCCAGAACGCGCAGATCCCGTTCCAGCTGCCGGTACCGTGGGAGGCGCCGATCACCTACGTCTACGGCCGGCACCTGGACGGCATGAAGGTCGGCGTGCGTACGCAGCTGCGGGTCGCCAAGTCGGTCGACCCCGGCGACCTCGACCCGCTGGAGATCGCGCCGCTGCCGTCACAGCAGGGCATCCTGGACGCGATGGGGCTGCTCGGCTTCCAGTTCAAGTCGGCCGACCTGGAGGCCGGCACGGTCAACCGCTTCGGCGCCGGCCAGGACCTGCCGTTCTACCAGGAGATCGAGTTCCATCCGGCGCCGCAGTTCCGCGGGAAGGTCAAGGAGGTCGAGCTGACCTTCCTGACCAACCCGCACGAGATCACCGTGGTGATCGAGGTCGACCGGCGCGGCGGCCTGCTGCGCTCTGGCCACGACGCGATCGTCAAGTTCTCCATCCCGCACGCGCAGGCGATGGCGACCGACTTCCGCGGCGTACTGGAGCACCACATCAACGAGAAGGCCAGCGGCCTCGGCTGGTTCGGATAGGTCGCATGGCCACCATGCGTGCGTTGGTCGCACGCATGGTGGCCATGCGGACCTCAGTGGTTGACCTTGAACCAGGGCTGGGCCCAGCCGAGGTAGGTCTGGCCCCAGCTGCTCTTGATCTCGGCGATCGTCGTCTGCGTGTACGTGCCGTTGCCGTGGATGTCGTTGGACAGGAAGTTGCCGCCACCGATGGAGATCATCGTGTGGCCGGAGCCGCCGTTGCTGAAGAACGCCAGTCCACCCGCCGGCACCGAGGTGTCGCCGGGATGCTTGTACGAGGACGGGATCTGCGTCCAGTGGACGTACGCCGTCTCCGAGCCGCTGGCGCTCCAGCCGTAGGCCCACGCGTTGATCCGGTCGCACCAACGGTAGTAGTTCGCGTCGTAGTTGGTGTGCACGTGTGCCTTGGCCCAGCTGACCGCCTGGCTGCAGCTGTTGGGGTCACCGGTGCCGGAGGTCGAGCACGACAGCGTGCTGCCGGAGCAGTCCGGCGCGACCCGGCCGTCGCTGCCGGTGTAGACGTACGCGTCGCTGACGTAGCCACCCTTGGACGGCACGTGGTCCCAGATGTCGGTGGTGCCGTACTTGCCGGTCACCGCGTCGCCGTTGAGCTGGCAGTCGATGGTGACCGAGGTGCCGTCGGCGATGCTGCCGACCGCGGTCGAGCTGGTGTGTGGGCCCGACCGTACGGTCAGCGCGACACCGGAGTCGGTGTGTACGGTGCCGGTCGCCGCGTACGCCGGCGCGGCCGCCACCAACACGACCGCCGCGACGGCGGCGACCAGGGATAACGCGCGCTTGACAGTCTTCATGTCCGTCCTCACTCTCCCTCTCCGAACATGGCGCAGGGACAGCATGGACAAGCCTCATACAGGCGACATACAAATCCTCAGCCGACGAGTTCACGGGCCGGCTCGGGGCTGACCGCCGGCTTGGCGCTGGACCGCTCGTGCCAGCCGAGCGCGGTCACCGAGCCGACCACCAGTGCTGCGCCGATCCACTGGCTCACGGTGAACTGGCCGTGCAGGAAGACGACGCCGATCACCGCCGCGGTCAACGGAAAAGCCAGCTCCGCGAGGGTCGCGCGAGCGGCCGGCGTACGCGACAGACCGCGGTAGTAGAGGCTCAGCGCCAGCAGCCCGGGGATCAGCGCCAGGCCGACCAGGCCGAGCAGGTCGGACCAGAGATGGCCGACCGAGAAGCCGACCGACAGGCCGACCGGACCACCGACGACCAACGCGATCACCAGACTCGCCGGCAGGCCGAAGGCATAGCGCAGCGACGTGACGGTCGTCGGCGCGTACGCGACGCTGACCCGCCGGCCGAGCACGGTGCCGGCGGCCCACAACGCGGCCGCGCCGACCGCCAACAGCGCGGCCTGCGCACCTTTGAGCTGGATGTGCAGCGGATCGGCGAAGGCGACCAGCCACGTACCGGCCAGCGCCGGCACCGCGAACAGCCAGAACCGGCCGCGGATCCGCTCGCCGAGGAACAGCCGCGCGGCCAGGATCGCGATCAATGGCTGCAGCTTCTGCAGCACGAGCGGGGTCAGCGGATCGCCGCCGGCGAAGGCCAGCGTGAACAGCCACGTCGCCAAGGCGGACGAGCCGGCGCCGATGGCGACCACGCACCACCGCTCGATCGCGCTCATCGAGCGGAACGCACGTACGGCCGCCGGCATCCATGGCAGCAACACAACGACGACAATCAGGTGCTCGGCGACCACGATCGCGGTCGCCGGCAACGACTCGGCCAGCGGCAGCCGCAGCAGCGCGTCGGTCCCCCACAATGCCGCGCCGAGCGCGACGAGCCAGATCAGGTCCCGGCCGGTTTTCGGTTCTGCCATCACACTCTTGTCTCTACGGTCCTTACGCGCGGCGCGTTGCCAAGCGCGACGGTCGCGACAGCTCCGGCCACCATCACCACACCGATGCTCACCAGGCCCCACTGGTCGGAGCCGAGCAGGCCCTTCAGGAAACCGACCCAGTACGGCCCCACGAAGCCGGACAGGTTGCCGATCGTGTTGACGGTGGCGATCCCGGCGGCCGCGGCCGCTCCGGTCAGGAACGCGCCAGGCAGCCCCCAGAAACCGGGGAACGACATGAGCACGCCGACCGTGCAGACGCACAGTCCGGCATAGCCGAGCCAGGGCAGGCCGGTGAGGAACGCCGACGCGGCGAGGGTGGCCCCGCCGATCAGCATCGGCACCGCCGTACCGACCGCATAGCGGCCCGTACGGTCGCACCATCGACCCCACGTCACCATCGCCACGACTCCCAACGCGTACGGAACAGCCGTCAGCAGCGACACCTGCAGGTTGCTGGAAATTCCCAGGCTCGACTTGATGATCTGCGGCAGCCAGAAGCCGATGCCGTACAGGCCGAACACGGTTGCGAAGTAGATCAACGAAAGTGCCAGCACACGCGGCTTCACGATGGCGCCGAGCGCGGAGATGTGATGCCGCGCACTGGTGGTCTGCGCCTCGGCGGTGAGCCGGCTGGTGAGCCAGCCGCGCTGCTCGGTCGACAACCAGCCGGCGTCGGCCGGTTTGCTTGGGAGCAGCCAGAAAACGAGGACACCGACGACCACCGTCGGCACGCCCTCCAGGATGAACAGCCAGCGCCAGCCATCCAGGCCGAACAAGCCGTCCATGCCCAGCAGCAGGCCGCCGATCGGTGCGCCGACCGCGGTGGAGATCGCGACCGCCGACATGAACAGGCCGACCGCGCGCCCGCGATAGCTGGCCGGGAACCAGTAGGTCAGATAAAGAATGATTCCCGGGAAAAAGCCGGCTTCGGCGATGCCGAGGACGATTCGTACGACATAGAGGCTCACCGGTCCCTGCACGGCGGCCAGCAGCGCGGCCACGATCCCCCAGCTGATCATGATCCGGGCGATCCAGATCCGGGCGCCGACCCGGTGCATGATCATGTTGCTGGGGACCTCGAAGATGAAATAGCCGATGAAGAACAGGCCGGCGCCGAGGCCGAACTGCGTGGCGGTGAGGCCGAGGTCCTTGTTCATGGTGAGGGCGGCGATGCTGATGTTCGTACGGTCCAGATAGGACAGGAAATAGCAGACCATCAGAAACGGGATCAGCCGCGCACTGACCACGCGCATGGTGGACCGCTCAAGCTCGTCCGGCATCAGAACACCTTTCCCGGGTTGAGGATCCCCGCCGGGTCGAGAGCTTTCTTGATCGCCCGGTGCATGTCCAGCACCGCCGCGCCGAGCTCGGCGGCCATGCCGCGGCGCTTCAGCAGGCCGACGCCGTGCTCGCCGGTCACCGTGCCGCCGAGCGCGATCGCGTCGTCGACGATCTGGTCGAAAGCTTTCAACGCGCGGTTTTTCGCTTGCTCGTCACCGGGTTGGGTGATGATGAGCGGATGCAGGTTGCCGTCGCCGGCATGCGCGATGTTGGCGATCTGGGTGTCAAACTCGCGTGCGGTGGCTTGGATCCTGGCCAGCATCTCGGGGACTTTGCGGCGCGGCACGCACACGTCCTCGGTCAGCACCGGCCCGAGCCGCTCCAGCGCCGGATATGCCAGCCGCCGCGCGGAAAACAGCGCGTCCGCCTCGACCGCGTCGGTCGACCGTACGGCCCAGCTGGCGCCGGCCTCCTGGAAACATCGCAACATCGCGTCCACCTCGGCCTCGCCGGCATCGCCAGGCGCGTCGCTGCGGCCGAGGAGCAGGACGTTGCCTTCTTCGGTCAGGCCCATGTGCCTCCAGTCGTCGACCGCCCGCAGACAGTGGCGGTCGACCAACTCCAGAGCGGACGGGACGACACCTTCTGCGGACACTTTCGCGACCGCCTCACCGGCTTGGACGAGGTCGTCGAAATAGCCGACGACCGTACGCTCGGCGTCGTCGCGAGCCGGCAGCAGCCGTACGGTGATCTCGGTGATCACCGCGAGGGTGCCCTCCGATCCAACCAGCAGGCCGCAAAGGTCATAGCCGACGACACCTTTGGCCGTACGCCGGCCGACCCTGATCACCTCGCCGGTGGCCGTCACCGCCTCCAGCGCCAGCACGTAATCGCGCGTGACGCCGTACTTGACGCAGCACACCCCACCGGCGTTCGTCGCCACGTTGCCGCCGATCGTCGACCACGGCGAGCTGGCCGGATCCGGTGGATACCAGAGGCCCTGTTTCAGGCATTCCGCGCGAAGGTCGTCGTTGACCACTCCCGGCTGCACGACCGCGAGATGCTCGGCGGCGTCGATCTCCACGATCGCCGCCATCGCCTCCATGCTGACAACCACGCAACCATCGATCGCA
The nucleotide sequence above comes from Fodinicola acaciae. Encoded proteins:
- a CDS encoding TetR/AcrR family transcriptional regulator, with the protein product MAREGLMEAPGLRERKKQATRRALRDTALRLAEEHGLDGLTVEAVCAEVGVSTRTFFNYFRSKEEALVGDGPTLPPDDVVDRIFAEHAERGPLAGATAVLQLMADTGTQPDVRHKALMFERFPTLVPAVLARFAAFERSLAAAVARNLGDRQLPDFYPDLVAATAVTAMRVAGKRWSTYGQDRPLAEYTAQVFAVFHKELA
- a CDS encoding sporulation protein is translated as MGFKRFLAGFNAGGAKIDAVLNHPVATPGGAVTGVLNIIGGSIDLDIQGIRLDLEAEVEYETDNGEHRRDVKFGGLEATPPMRVAAGQNAQIPFQLPVPWEAPITYVYGRHLDGMKVGVRTQLRVAKSVDPGDLDPLEIAPLPSQQGILDAMGLLGFQFKSADLEAGTVNRFGAGQDLPFYQEIEFHPAPQFRGKVKEVELTFLTNPHEITVVIEVDRRGGLLRSGHDAIVKFSIPHAQAMATDFRGVLEHHINEKASGLGWFG
- a CDS encoding DMT family transporter; translation: MAEPKTGRDLIWLVALGAALWGTDALLRLPLAESLPATAIVVAEHLIVVVVLLPWMPAAVRAFRSMSAIERWCVVAIGAGSSALATWLFTLAFAGGDPLTPLVLQKLQPLIAILAARLFLGERIRGRFWLFAVPALAGTWLVAFADPLHIQLKGAQAALLAVGAAALWAAGTVLGRRVSVAYAPTTVTSLRYAFGLPASLVIALVVGGPVGLSVGFSVGHLWSDLLGLVGLALIPGLLALSLYYRGLSRTPAARATLAELAFPLTAAVIGVVFLHGQFTVSQWIGAALVVGSVTALGWHERSSAKPAVSPEPARELVG
- a CDS encoding MFS transporter, translating into MPDELERSTMRVVSARLIPFLMVCYFLSYLDRTNISIAALTMNKDLGLTATQFGLGAGLFFIGYFIFEVPSNMIMHRVGARIWIARIMISWGIVAALLAAVQGPVSLYVVRIVLGIAEAGFFPGIILYLTYWFPASYRGRAVGLFMSAVAISTAVGAPIGGLLLGMDGLFGLDGWRWLFILEGVPTVVVGVLVFWLLPSKPADAGWLSTEQRGWLTSRLTAEAQTTSARHHISALGAIVKPRVLALSLIYFATVFGLYGIGFWLPQIIKSSLGISSNLQVSLLTAVPYALGVVAMVTWGRWCDRTGRYAVGTAVPMLIGGATLAASAFLTGLPWLGYAGLCVCTVGVLMSFPGFWGLPGAFLTGAAAAAGIATVNTIGNLSGFVGPYWVGFLKGLLGSDQWGLVSIGVVMVAGAVATVALGNAPRVRTVETRV
- a CDS encoding FAD-binding oxidoreductase, which produces MTPIDELRAALPDGRVLTEADLVARYVHDEAEWASYGQPAAVVRPRSADEVRDLVRVCAKHRMPIVPRGAGTGLSGGANAIDGCVVVSMEAMAAIVEIDAAEHLAVVQPGVVNDDLRAECLKQGLWYPPDPASSPWSTIGGNVATNAGGVCCVKYGVTRDYVLALEAVTATGEVIRVGRRTAKGVVGYDLCGLLVGSEGTLAVITEITVRLLPARDDAERTVVGYFDDLVQAGEAVAKVSAEGVVPSALELVDRHCLRAVDDWRHMGLTEEGNVLLLGRSDAPGDAGEAEVDAMLRCFQEAGASWAVRSTDAVEADALFSARRLAYPALERLGPVLTEDVCVPRRKVPEMLARIQATAREFDTQIANIAHAGDGNLHPLIITQPGDEQAKNRALKAFDQIVDDAIALGGTVTGEHGVGLLKRRGMAAELGAAVLDMHRAIKKALDPAGILNPGKVF